From a region of the Parus major isolate Abel chromosome 6, Parus_major1.1, whole genome shotgun sequence genome:
- the ACSL5 gene encoding long-chain-fatty-acid--CoA ligase 5 — protein sequence MIWILQVLFSPLPTPALISLIAFGAVIFLWVISRPKPLLPPVDLNKQSIGIEGGARRGAVLTDNNLVSYYFEDAKTLYEVFQRGVNISGNGDCLGYRKPKQPYQWLTYKQVSDRTKYLGSGLLQKGCQPSSNQFIGIFAQNRPEWIISEYACYTYSMVAVPLYDTLGPEAIVYIVNKADIGVVICDTPAKAEVLLKNCEEKKTPCLKIIVLMDLFDKELKDRGAKVGIEILSLQEVEELGRNNIREPVPPKPEDLSVVCFTSGTTGNPKGAMLTHENVVSNAAAFLRCTENTIECSSSDVAISYLPLAHMFERVVQTVIYSCGAKVGFFQGDIRLLTDDMKTLKPTLFPVVPRLLNRIYDKIQSGANTPVKQFLLKFAVFMKMAEIKQGIIRNDSIWDKVVFKKVQENMGGRVRIMVTGAAPISPSVLTFLRAALGCQIFEGYGQTECSAGSTFSMPGDWTTGHVGAPLACNIIKLDDVEEMSYFSSNNEGEVCIKGPNVFKGYLKDPEKTAEAIDKDGWLHTGDIGKWLPNGTLKIIDRKKNIFKLAQGEYIAPEKIENVYIGSAPVAQVFVHGESLRSFLIGIVVPDAEMLPEFAAKLGVKGSFEELCKNPAVKKAILEDMIRLGREAGLKSFEQVKDLYIHTELFSVENGLLTPTLKAKRGDLVKYFQKEIEALYSSTQE from the exons ATGATCTGGATACTTCAAGTATTGTTCTCACCGCTCCCAACACCAGCACTGATCAGTCTCATCGCTTTTGGAGCTGTCATCTTCCTGTGGGTGATAAGCAGGCCAAAACCCCTTTTACCTCCTGTTGACTTGAACAAGCAGTCAATAGGAATTGAG GGAGGAGCCAGAAGAGGTGCAGTCTTGACAGATAATAACCTGGTTTCTTATTACTTTGAAGATGCTAAAACCCTGTATGAAGTTTTCCAGAGAGGAGTGAATATTTCTG GAAATGGTGACTGTCTAGGTTACAGGAAACCCAAGCAACCTTATCAGTGGCTGACATATAAACAG GTTTCGGACAGAACTAAATACCTGGGATCAGGGCTTCTGCAAAAAGGATGCCAACCATCATCAAACCAGTTTATTGGCATTTTTGCTCAGAATAGGCCAGAG tggATCATTTCAGAGTATGCCTGCTACACCTATTCAATGGTTGCTGTTCCTCTCTATGACACTCTGGGACCAGAGGCCATTGTATATATTGTTAACAAAG ctGACATAGGCGTGGTGATCTGTGACACGCCTGCGAAGGCAGAGGTCTTGCTTAagaactgtgaggaaaaaaagacccCATGTCTGAAGATTATTGTTCTCATGGATCTCTTTGATAAAGAGCTCAAGGACAGAGGAGCTAAAGTGGGGATTGAaattctgtcactgcaggaagTTGAG gagctgggaagaaACAACATCAGAGAACCAGTT CCTCCTAAGCCTGAAGATCTTTCTGTTGTGTGTTTTACAAGTGGAACCACAG GTAACCCTAAAGGAGCCATGCTGACACATGAGAATGTTGTTTCaaatgctgctgccttccttAGATGCACAGAG AACACAATTGAGTGTTCAAGTTCAGATGTTGCCATTTCCTATCTTCCTTTGGCTCACATGTTTGAGAGAGTTGTACAG ACTGTCATATACAGCTGTGGAGCAAAAGTAGGCTTCTTCCAAGGAGATATCAGGCTGCTAACAGATGACATGAAAACCTTGAAGCCAACGTTATTTCCAGTTGTACCAAGACTGCTCAATAGAATATATGACAAG ATCCAGAGTGGTGCAAACACCCCAGTAAAGCAATTCCTGTTaaaatttgctgtgtttatGAAGAtggctgaaataaaacaggGCATCATTCGAAATGACAGCATCTGGGACAAGGTTGTCTTCAAAAAAGTTCAG GAAAACATGGGTGGAAGAGTGCGTATCATGGTGACAGGTGCAGCCCCTATATCTCCCTCTGTCCTGACATTTCTTAGAGCAGCATTAGGCTGTCAG ATCTTTGAAGGTTATGGCCAGACTGAATGCTCAGCTGGATCCACTTTCTCAATGCCTGGAGACTGGACAACAG gCCATGTTGGAGCCCCTCTGGCTTGTAATATCATAAAACTAGATGATGTGGAAGAAATGAGCTACTTCTCTTCTAACAATGAAGGCGAG GTCTGCATTAAAGGACCAAATGTGTTCAAGGGTTATCTGAAAGACCCTGAGAAGACAGCTGAAGCAATTGATAAAGATGGCTGGCTCCACACTGGAGACATAGGGAAATGGTTGCCA AATGGAACACTGAAGATCATTGATAGAaagaagaatatatttaaaCTTGCACAAGGAGAATACATTGCTCCAGAGAAGATAGAAAATGTCTATATTGGAAGTGCTCCTGTAGCCCAGGTCTTTGTACATGGGGAAAGTCTGAGG tcttttctaaTAGGTATAGTGGTTCCTGATGCTGAGATGCTTCCAGAATTTGCAGCAAAACTGGGAGTAAAAGGTTCCTTTGAAGAGCTCTGCAAAAACCCT GCAGTGAAGAAAGCTATTTTAGAAGACATGATCAGACTGGGGAGAGAGGCTGGCCTTAAATCCTTTGAACAA gtTAAAGACCTGTACATCCACACAGAACTGTTCTCTGTAGAAAATGGTCTCTTGACACCAACACTGAAGGCAAAGCGAGGAGACCTTGTGAAATACTTCCAGAAGGAGATTGAGGCTCTCTATTCATCTACTCAGGAATAA